In the genome of Opitutia bacterium KCR 482, one region contains:
- a CDS encoding PEP-CTERM sorting domain-containing protein (PEP-CTERM proteins occur, often in large numbers, in the proteomes of bacteria that also encode an exosortase, a predicted intramembrane cysteine proteinase. The presence of a PEP-CTERM domain at a protein's C-terminus predicts cleavage within the sorting domain, followed by covalent anchoring to some some component of the (usually Gram-negative) cell surface. Many PEP-CTERM proteins exhibit an unusual sequence composition that includes large numbers of potential glycosylation sites. Expression of one such protein has been shown restore the ability of a bacterium to form floc, a type of biofilm.): protein MKKTATILLGSLCALCAQAADNIYGGADYEKRTTIKGEDVVLNPNQASPTAEAFFGNKDQDNTIRSLTTNGSPSKWNCAFGLIIDIKSTADTFDAFYNNGTMSWNGAYTKSLVFQNSAGNSTYANIDLGTFSMQTNNLSETGRLKILTNANVTGTSFTATNNVQLIIDNNSTVTYQMSGATTFNNTSLLQIGSGSTLNATNSTFSFNGANTKAIINGVFNYVATNGINLKLRNATISGAGAKVIATEVKSGTANANSQIYFDGENIVSDGASIEATGALRLNGGSRLVIDDTAGEIKLTKTLASGILYWGRVLFAGNGELIVNKKNAFTTDNTKGFAQLTNVGGLSSPNKLTVAADNNFEGVYFQDSSRMEITVIDGVKANFNTVGRNASKDTTSSPVLAELHFADFVEGTIFFDENAWWNDEKLTVTANDGSNSYTKDQLALVEVNSEYGKYALRFQIPEPSTYAAIFGAIALGLAAYRRRK from the coding sequence ATGAAGAAAACAGCTACAATCCTACTCGGTTCGCTCTGCGCCCTCTGCGCGCAAGCTGCGGACAACATCTACGGCGGTGCCGATTACGAAAAACGCACGACAATTAAGGGTGAAGACGTAGTCCTCAACCCGAATCAAGCATCTCCGACCGCAGAAGCGTTCTTCGGGAACAAAGACCAAGACAATACAATCAGGTCTCTCACGACAAATGGTTCGCCAAGCAAGTGGAACTGCGCGTTCGGGCTTATTATCGACATCAAATCGACTGCCGACACTTTCGATGCCTTCTACAACAACGGCACAATGTCGTGGAATGGCGCATACACCAAAAGCCTTGTATTCCAAAACTCAGCAGGCAACAGCACATACGCCAACATCGATTTGGGTACGTTCTCAATGCAGACCAACAACCTTAGTGAAACTGGCAGATTGAAAATTCTCACAAACGCAAACGTTACGGGCACGTCGTTCACGGCAACCAACAATGTACAGTTGATTATTGACAACAACTCGACTGTCACCTACCAGATGAGCGGAGCGACGACGTTCAACAATACTTCGCTCCTCCAAATCGGAAGCGGCTCGACGTTAAACGCCACAAATTCGACGTTTTCGTTCAATGGCGCTAATACCAAGGCTATAATCAACGGCGTCTTCAACTACGTTGCCACAAACGGAATCAACCTGAAGCTTAGAAACGCCACAATTTCGGGCGCGGGCGCAAAAGTTATTGCAACCGAAGTCAAGAGCGGCACGGCAAACGCGAACTCGCAAATCTACTTTGACGGCGAAAACATCGTTTCGGACGGTGCAAGCATTGAAGCGACAGGCGCACTCAGGCTCAATGGTGGCAGCAGGCTGGTAATTGACGACACCGCCGGCGAAATCAAGCTTACGAAGACGCTTGCAAGCGGCATATTATACTGGGGCAGAGTTCTCTTTGCTGGCAACGGCGAACTTATTGTCAACAAGAAAAACGCGTTCACCACAGACAACACAAAGGGTTTTGCACAGCTGACGAACGTCGGCGGTCTAAGCAGCCCCAACAAGCTCACTGTTGCCGCCGACAACAACTTTGAAGGCGTATACTTCCAAGACTCATCGAGAATGGAAATCACGGTAATCGACGGAGTGAAAGCAAACTTCAATACCGTCGGCAGAAACGCAAGCAAAGACACAACCTCATCGCCTGTTCTCGCAGAACTCCACTTCGCCGATTTTGTTGAAGGCACAATCTTCTTCGACGAAAACGCTTGGTGGAATGACGAAAAGCTCACGGTGACCGCAAACGACGGCTCGAACAGCTACACAAAAGACCAGCTCGCGCTCGTGGAAGTCAATTCCGAATACGGCAAATACGCGCTCCGCTTCCAAATCCCCGAACCCTCGACGTACGCGGCGATTTTCGGCGCAATCGCGCTGGGCTTGGCGGCATACCGCAGACGCAAATAA
- the mgtE gene encoding magnesium transporter — protein sequence MSNDDDILDAQSEHGYSLYDLVVMSEADELDKLDTATLLETTPHTLSVFLERLDVDTQRQVLRKLNPEKVSEVVSEMDPDMSAELVSEMREHRAVSVLNEMEPDDAADIVRELEQEDRDRLLKGMQRSQPETAENVRELLEYPADTAGAIMNPHVATLDDQLTVDEAIGEVRRMRDEYENIYYLYVVDSGDILEGVVSMRALMLAPKGAKVRDIMATNLIGLLSPSMDKEIVAHIMADTDYHTLPVVGENGELLGIITHDDVIDIMREEGTEDLQKLAGAGADEGLFDPISTSIKQRSPWLLVNLLTAFIASGVVGMFDTNIAALPLLAVFMPIIAGIGGNTGAQTLAVTVRSIALGEAGIFDMRRVCVRETCKGFLNGICIGLLGALLAVITTFRFDLALIVWVAMVINMSLGGFMGSFIPFTLKRFGFDPASGSSIFTTGFTDSGGFFIFLGLASIFLS from the coding sequence ATGTCAAACGACGACGACATATTGGACGCCCAGAGCGAACACGGCTATTCGCTTTACGACCTCGTCGTAATGTCCGAAGCCGACGAGCTTGACAAGCTCGACACCGCAACCCTCCTAGAAACCACTCCCCACACGCTTTCGGTCTTCCTCGAACGTCTCGACGTAGACACCCAGCGGCAGGTTCTCCGCAAGCTCAACCCCGAAAAGGTCTCGGAGGTCGTCTCCGAAATGGACCCCGACATGTCCGCGGAGCTCGTCTCCGAAATGCGCGAGCACCGCGCGGTTTCCGTCCTCAACGAGATGGAGCCCGACGACGCCGCCGACATCGTCCGCGAGCTGGAGCAGGAGGATAGGGACAGGCTCCTTAAAGGCATGCAGCGTTCGCAGCCCGAAACCGCCGAAAACGTCCGCGAGCTTCTCGAATACCCCGCCGACACTGCGGGCGCGATAATGAACCCGCACGTCGCCACCCTCGACGACCAGCTGACGGTTGACGAGGCAATCGGCGAAGTCCGCCGCATGCGCGACGAGTACGAGAACATCTACTATCTGTATGTCGTAGATTCGGGCGACATTCTCGAAGGGGTGGTTTCCATGCGCGCGCTCATGCTTGCCCCGAAGGGCGCGAAAGTCCGCGACATCATGGCGACCAACCTCATCGGGCTGCTTTCGCCCTCGATGGACAAGGAAATCGTCGCCCACATCATGGCGGATACCGACTACCATACGCTGCCCGTGGTCGGCGAAAACGGCGAACTTTTGGGGATAATCACGCACGACGACGTTATCGACATCATGCGCGAGGAGGGCACGGAAGACTTGCAGAAACTCGCGGGCGCGGGCGCGGACGAGGGTCTTTTCGACCCCATTTCGACGAGCATAAAGCAGCGTTCGCCGTGGCTTTTGGTGAACTTGCTGACCGCGTTCATAGCGTCGGGCGTCGTGGGAATGTTCGACACAAACATAGCCGCCCTCCCGCTTCTTGCGGTGTTCATGCCGATAATAGCCGGCATCGGCGGAAACACGGGCGCGCAGACGCTCGCGGTCACGGTGAGGTCAATCGCGCTCGGCGAGGCGGGGATTTTCGATATGCGCAGGGTCTGCGTGCGGGAGACGTGCAAGGGCTTTTTGAACGGAATTTGCATAGGGCTGCTGGGCGCGCTTCTTGCGGTAATTACGACATTCCGCTTCGATCTCGCGCTGATTGTGTGGGTTGCGATGGTGATAAACATGTCGCTCGGCGGCTTCATGGGAAGCTTCATTCCGTTCACGCTCAAACGCTTCGGGTTCGACCCCGCCTCCGGCTCGTCCATTTTCACTACGGGCTTTACCGATTCGGGCGGTTTTTTCATTTTTTTGGGGCTTGCCTCCATTTTCCTTTCGTGA
- a CDS encoding type II secretion system protein produces the protein MKNIKKSKGFTLVELLIVIAIIGVLASLIYPALSQAMGAGSKVKSMNSASNIAKTWLSYVKTGTKTRIVTGQTIYDWAAALARGVDDFNDPKLWILDFDLPVIEKISSGAAMPKFVIDRKGSNTRLDPEFKSFPISWAVANRTDPNAPSGTPLVWTRGLKPNGEWDANEGVFKREGGHIAYTDAHVEWYTSLRDENTGQGLLTVYGETSRTFNIAQAIRGGSGNILKSSVGFEE, from the coding sequence ATGAAAAACATAAAAAAATCAAAAGGTTTCACGCTCGTCGAGCTGCTCATCGTTATCGCCATTATCGGCGTTCTCGCCAGCTTGATTTATCCCGCCCTCTCTCAGGCCATGGGTGCGGGCAGCAAAGTTAAGTCGATGAACAGCGCAAGCAACATCGCAAAAACTTGGCTCTCCTATGTCAAAACGGGCACTAAAACCCGCATCGTAACGGGTCAGACCATCTACGACTGGGCCGCCGCCCTCGCCCGCGGCGTTGACGACTTCAACGACCCCAAGCTCTGGATTCTCGACTTCGACCTCCCCGTTATCGAAAAAATTTCCTCGGGCGCGGCTATGCCCAAGTTTGTTATCGACCGCAAAGGCTCGAACACAAGGCTTGACCCCGAATTCAAAAGCTTCCCCATCAGCTGGGCCGTCGCAAACCGCACAGACCCCAACGCGCCCTCGGGCACTCCCCTCGTCTGGACGCGCGGCTTGAAGCCCAACGGCGAGTGGGACGCCAACGAAGGCGTGTTCAAGCGCGAGGGCGGCCACATTGCCTACACCGACGCGCACGTCGAATGGTACACTTCCCTCCGCGACGAAAACACGGGCCAGGGGCTCTTGACGGTCTACGGCGAAACGTCGAGAACGTTCAACATTGCGCAGGCAATCCGCGGCGGCTCGGGCAACATTCTCAAAAGCTCGGTAGGTTTCGAAGAATAA
- a CDS encoding tyrosine-type recombinase/integrase: MNTILNSAKEVLGAATVSVLDSARYVKNILDAKPSGCKLTDAQFILKVIEVGLRSIRVKEMALSDGFALYFKSKQHLRPDSIRDIRCIGNRLLRTNPELGKRNFSELSVSECEEWLNAAFHTNPQFNKARTMLHGLFEFAIRREWCDKNPIKRIERKKVIEREILPLKLAETRRLIKTAQLESPSCGVVAALLVYTGIRPREVRRLTWRDIDTEEKTITVRSQCSKTGGVRQVEIPPVLNRLLISRKSQNSSHICPTDWQRRWRKIRDNSGFRGCWIQDILRHTYASFHAKRYADLPRLQLNMGHRDQSLLRSRYVNMRGIFPASRRGVFLTDIFYLRFCKTRFYVSGWGNRKTGLFPQSRRAHARAGAKKFRGECEKS; this comes from the coding sequence ATGAACACTATACTAAATTCAGCTAAGGAAGTTTTGGGGGCGGCGACCGTGTCGGTTCTCGATTCGGCGCGTTATGTCAAAAACATTTTGGACGCAAAGCCAAGCGGTTGCAAATTGACCGACGCGCAGTTTATTTTGAAAGTTATTGAGGTTGGCTTGCGCAGTATTCGGGTGAAGGAAATGGCATTATCCGACGGGTTCGCTTTATATTTTAAAAGCAAGCAGCACTTGCGTCCAGATTCCATAAGGGACATTCGTTGTATCGGAAACCGTCTTTTGCGGACAAATCCCGAACTCGGCAAGCGCAACTTTTCGGAGCTTAGCGTATCGGAATGCGAGGAATGGCTGAATGCGGCGTTTCATACCAACCCGCAATTCAACAAGGCTCGGACTATGTTGCACGGTCTGTTTGAATTCGCCATACGCCGCGAATGGTGCGACAAAAACCCGATAAAGCGAATCGAGCGCAAGAAAGTAATCGAAAGAGAAATCCTGCCGTTGAAACTTGCCGAAACAAGGCGGCTAATCAAGACTGCCCAGCTCGAAAGTCCGAGTTGCGGGGTCGTTGCCGCGCTTTTGGTCTACACTGGAATCCGCCCGCGCGAAGTCCGCAGGCTAACTTGGCGCGATATCGACACCGAAGAAAAGACAATCACCGTCCGCTCGCAGTGCTCGAAAACAGGCGGCGTGCGGCAGGTGGAAATTCCGCCCGTCTTGAACAGGCTCTTGATTTCCCGCAAATCCCAAAACTCTTCCCATATATGCCCGACAGACTGGCAACGCCGCTGGCGGAAAATCCGCGATAACTCTGGCTTTCGCGGATGCTGGATTCAGGACATTCTGCGCCACACCTACGCAAGCTTCCACGCAAAACGCTACGCCGACTTGCCGCGCCTGCAATTAAACATGGGGCATCGCGACCAGTCGCTGCTCCGCTCGCGCTACGTCAACATGCGTGGCATTTTTCCCGCGTCGAGGCGCGGTGTTTTTTTAACTGATATTTTTTATCTGCGATTTTGCAAAACCCGCTTTTATGTGTCGGGTTGGGGAAACCGCAAAACGGGTTTATTCCCGCAAAGCCGCCGCGCGCACGCGCGGGCGGGCGCAAAAAAATTTCGCGGGGAATGCGAAAAGTCTTGA
- a CDS encoding Gfo/Idh/MocA family oxidoreductase → MERRDFVKSTAVLGMAAALPRYSLARAKGNDRIKVGLIGCGGRGRGALCNMISADQNIEIVAVADLFADKPQQALDRVQKHIEKLGDSAKGILDMSKVKRFVGLNCVDEILATDIDVVIDACPPVFRTPHFEKIVAAGKHAFLEKPPCVDAVQARKMLELSKKADEKGLCVVCGTQRRYYSGYQEMVKRVQDGEIGEIVNAQCYWNSPVYVGGPGFHRNEELAWDTMEYQIRNWFSFIWTSGDNIVEQHVHNIDVIMWALGDNRKPVEVRGWGNRSTDLPTPTYGDRFSNFEVDFDMGDGLRLQSYCQQDPKSSGEIGERLVGTKGIMYSNLYGQIYISDRKGNKLWVCDKEKAKECMSEEHRFLLDAIREGRHVNKINQLVNSTLLAIAGRMSAYSGKKFKFDWVLAKSQESFCPEKIELGKRMPWNGVPVPGKYKLV, encoded by the coding sequence ATGGAAAGACGCGATTTTGTGAAATCGACGGCTGTGTTGGGCATGGCGGCGGCGTTGCCGCGTTATAGCCTTGCAAGGGCAAAGGGAAACGACCGCATTAAAGTGGGTCTTATCGGCTGCGGCGGCCGCGGCAGGGGCGCGCTATGCAACATGATTTCCGCCGACCAGAACATAGAAATCGTGGCGGTTGCCGACCTTTTTGCGGACAAGCCGCAGCAGGCTCTCGACCGCGTGCAAAAGCACATCGAAAAGCTCGGCGACAGCGCGAAGGGCATTTTGGACATGTCGAAGGTAAAGCGTTTCGTCGGTCTGAATTGCGTCGACGAAATTTTGGCGACCGACATCGACGTCGTAATCGACGCGTGCCCGCCCGTGTTCCGCACTCCGCACTTCGAAAAAATCGTGGCGGCGGGTAAACACGCGTTCCTCGAAAAGCCGCCGTGCGTCGACGCGGTTCAGGCCCGCAAAATGCTCGAACTTTCCAAAAAGGCCGACGAAAAGGGCCTGTGCGTAGTCTGCGGCACGCAACGCCGCTACTATTCGGGCTATCAGGAAATGGTAAAGCGCGTTCAGGACGGCGAAATCGGCGAAATCGTCAACGCCCAGTGCTACTGGAATTCGCCCGTCTACGTCGGCGGCCCCGGCTTCCACAGAAACGAGGAGCTTGCGTGGGACACCATGGAATACCAAATCCGCAACTGGTTCTCGTTTATCTGGACTTCGGGCGACAACATCGTCGAACAGCACGTCCACAATATCGACGTCATCATGTGGGCGTTGGGCGACAACCGCAAGCCTGTTGAAGTCCGCGGCTGGGGCAACAGAAGCACCGACCTTCCCACGCCGACATACGGCGACCGTTTCAGCAACTTCGAGGTGGACTTCGACATGGGCGACGGCCTCCGCCTCCAAAGCTACTGCCAGCAGGATCCGAAATCGTCGGGCGAAATCGGCGAAAGACTCGTCGGCACAAAGGGCATTATGTACTCCAACCTCTACGGCCAAATCTACATTTCCGACCGCAAGGGCAACAAGCTTTGGGTCTGCGACAAGGAAAAGGCAAAGGAGTGCATGTCGGAAGAGCACAGATTCCTGCTCGACGCAATCCGCGAAGGCAGACACGTCAACAAAATCAACCAGCTTGTAAACTCGACCCTCCTTGCAATCGCGGGCCGCATGAGCGCGTACTCCGGCAAGAAGTTCAAGTTCGACTGGGTTTTGGCGAAGTCGCAGGAAAGCTTCTGCCCCGAAAAAATCGAACTCGGCAAACGCATGCCGTGGAACGGCGTTCCCGTTCCCGGAAAATACAAACTCGTTTAA
- a CDS encoding rhamnulokinase family protein, translated as MADKVYLAVDLGAGSGRLMAGRFDSKTIKLEEVSRWASAPVKIGNSFHWDVEAIFGEIVSAVKKARSLYGDAIVSLGIDTWGVDYGLLDESDKLLNMPYIYRDSRTDGMMDSVFAKISKKEIYSQTGIQFMFFNTVFQIAAELEKGGNIGRAKTFLMMPDLLAFMLTGVKVNERTNASTTQMYNPFKRGWSAEILGKIGAPAGIFKNGFAECGDTIGALRQNLRGELGDLKVVAVASHDTASAVAATPARTALPAYINSGTWSLPGVEIPSPIATDASFAENFTNEVGAENTIRFLKNVTGMWLVQKSKEVWKARGCDKPYSELEKEASESRPMRTLLNPDASDFVMPDDMPAAIAEFARKTSQPVPDTHGRIFRAIQESIALKYACVFETIEKLAGVKVSEINVMGGGSKDAVLNAFTANATGRTILAGPTESTALGNVAMQMKADGVVSNLAQARAVISASCEPKIFEPSKVDAQLWADALGKFKERFL; from the coding sequence ATGGCGGACAAAGTATATTTGGCGGTCGATTTGGGCGCGGGCAGCGGCAGGCTGATGGCGGGGCGTTTCGACTCCAAGACAATCAAGCTCGAAGAGGTTTCGCGCTGGGCGAGCGCGCCCGTGAAAATCGGAAACTCGTTCCACTGGGACGTCGAGGCGATTTTCGGCGAAATCGTCTCCGCAGTCAAAAAGGCGCGCTCGCTTTACGGCGACGCAATCGTATCGCTCGGCATCGACACTTGGGGGGTTGACTACGGGCTGCTCGACGAATCCGACAAGCTCCTCAACATGCCCTACATCTACCGCGATTCGCGCACCGACGGCATGATGGATTCTGTGTTCGCGAAAATCTCCAAAAAGGAAATCTACTCGCAGACGGGCATTCAGTTCATGTTCTTCAACACCGTCTTCCAAATTGCGGCGGAGCTCGAAAAGGGCGGCAACATCGGCAGGGCAAAAACATTTCTCATGATGCCAGACCTCCTTGCGTTCATGCTCACGGGCGTGAAGGTAAACGAGCGCACGAACGCCTCCACCACACAGATGTACAACCCGTTCAAGCGCGGCTGGTCGGCGGAGATTCTCGGGAAAATCGGCGCGCCCGCGGGGATTTTCAAAAACGGATTCGCCGAATGCGGCGACACAATCGGCGCTTTGCGCCAAAATCTGCGCGGCGAACTCGGCGACTTGAAGGTAGTGGCGGTGGCAAGCCACGACACCGCCTCCGCCGTCGCCGCAACGCCCGCGCGCACCGCGCTTCCAGCCTACATTAACAGCGGAACGTGGTCGCTCCCCGGAGTCGAAATTCCCTCGCCGATTGCGACCGACGCGTCATTTGCCGAAAATTTCACAAACGAAGTCGGCGCGGAAAACACAATCCGCTTCCTCAAAAACGTAACGGGCATGTGGCTTGTTCAGAAATCGAAGGAAGTCTGGAAAGCCCGCGGCTGCGACAAACCGTACTCCGAGCTTGAAAAGGAGGCTTCGGAAAGCCGGCCCATGCGCACGCTGCTCAACCCCGACGCGTCCGATTTCGTCATGCCCGACGACATGCCTGCGGCAATCGCCGAATTCGCCCGTAAAACGTCGCAGCCCGTGCCCGACACCCACGGACGCATTTTCCGCGCCATTCAGGAGAGCATCGCGCTCAAATACGCGTGCGTTTTCGAGACCATCGAAAAGCTTGCGGGCGTGAAAGTCTCGGAAATCAACGTCATGGGCGGCGGCTCGAAAGACGCCGTGCTGAACGCCTTTACCGCAAACGCCACGGGCCGCACGATTCTCGCCGGCCCGACCGAATCTACCGCGCTCGGCAATGTCGCTATGCAGATGAAAGCAGACGGCGTAGTTTCGAATCTGGCGCAGGCTCGCGCCGTGATTTCGGCAAGCTGCGAACCCAAGATTTTCGAGCCGTCGAAAGTCGATGCCCAACTTTGGGCTGACGCGCTCGGCAAATTCAAGGAACGCTTCCTCTAA
- a CDS encoding pentapeptide repeat-containing protein, with the protein MKKAFIFLQAAIISSVAFADNENFDGQDVSGRSFSGSYANSSWVGSIAIGTRFSDYYTNSDYSNSDFSNANLTAATFWEATLTGANFTNAIIKHAYFSGTTSKGFTEAQLKSTKSYQEKDLGRINLDGNDLSGWDFSEQNLERASFYNATLTSAKLSKANLTSAEFNSANLAGADLSNADLTSADFCIANLTDANFTNANLTSTNFNSANLAGADLSNANLTSTTFGDAALTDANFTNATIKDAYFTNANLTGANFANTNLTSAHFHGATLTGADLSNANLTSTYLDYVNLTNADLSNADLTSAYLGDANLTDANFNNATINGANFSGINSKGFTEAQLKSTKSYQEKDLSDITFSPWGSDFSGWDFSEQNLERASFYNATLTSAKLSKTNLTSADFNSANLASADFTNAIIKDTNFSNATSFTEEQLKSTKSYQEKDLSGIKLLYNDLSGWDFNEQNLSSADFLGATLTGTSFTNAIIKGARFSSIAKDQLLSTKSYQEKNLEGTSFLQCDFSGIDFSNANLNSASFSFTALAGSNFNNATINGANFSGTTSKGFTEAQLKSTKSYQEKDLGSISLGNNDLNGWNFSGQNLTSASFENASLANADLSNATINGANFSGTTLKGFTEAQLKSTKSYQEKNLSSINLGNNDLNGWNFSGQNLTSASFENASLANADLSNATINGANFSGTTLKGFTEAQLKSTKSYQEKNLNSINLGNNDLNGWNFSGQNLTSANFENASLANADLSNATINGANFSGADLRGATFENIVGDPNYKNTIMTDGTIKNFRMMGYKDNLLIRKYENSDGKTISAKISDYHRFASISFGEKLTLENGAAFEIANRAVLYVGWRGMIQIDTDLSGSTKFTVGKYSSLYFSDGATLTVNIVEEILSSDVYDVAVISFADSSRISGLGDFVKGKTLFLTVNGKKFSGAWDYALKSDGLYISLNIPEPATYAVVFGLLAMGVAVRRNLKRR; encoded by the coding sequence ATGAAAAAAGCATTCATATTCCTGCAAGCAGCAATCATTTCAAGCGTAGCTTTTGCCGACAACGAAAATTTTGACGGACAAGACGTTAGTGGTCGAAGTTTTAGTGGCTCATACGCTAATTCAAGTTGGGTAGGTTCTATCGCAATCGGGACGCGCTTTTCCGACTATTATACTAATAGCGACTATAGTAATTCGGATTTTAGCAACGCCAATTTGACTGCGGCTACATTTTGGGAAGCTACATTGACTGGGGCGAATTTCACAAATGCGATAATAAAACATGCATATTTTAGCGGTACAACTTCGAAAGGGTTTACTGAGGCGCAATTAAAATCGACCAAGAGCTATCAGGAAAAAGATTTAGGTAGAATAAACCTTGATGGAAATGATTTAAGTGGATGGGATTTTAGCGAGCAGAACTTAGAGAGAGCTAGCTTTTATAATGCTACGTTGACAAGTGCGAAATTAAGCAAGGCTAATTTAACTTCGGCAGAATTTAACAGTGCTAATTTGGCAGGTGCAGATTTAAGCAATGCTGATTTAACTTCGGCAGATTTTTGCATTGCTAACTTGACTGACGCGAATTTCACCAATGCAAATTTAACTTCGACAAACTTTAACAGTGCTAATTTGGCAGGTGCAGATTTAAGCAATGCAAATTTAACTTCGACTACATTTGGGGATGCTGCATTGACTGACGCGAATTTCACCAATGCTACAATAAAAGATGCATATTTTACGAATGCTAACTTGACTGGGGCGAATTTTGCGAACACAAATTTAACTTCGGCACATTTTCATGGGGCTACTTTGACCGGTGCAGATTTAAGCAATGCAAATTTAACTTCGACATATTTAGATTATGTTAACTTGACAAATGCAGATTTAAGCAATGCTGATTTAACTTCGGCATATTTAGGCGATGCTAACTTGACTGACGCGAATTTCAATAATGCAACAATAAATGGCGCGAATTTTAGCGGTATAAATTCGAAAGGGTTTACTGAGGCACAATTAAAATCGACCAAGAGTTATCAGGAAAAAGATTTAAGCGATATAACCTTTAGTCCGTGGGGTAGTGATTTTAGTGGTTGGGATTTTAGCGAACAGAACTTAGAGAGAGCTAGCTTTTATAATGCTACGTTGACAAGTGCGAAATTAAGCAAGACGAATTTAACTTCGGCAGATTTTAACAGTGCTAATTTGGCAAGTGCAGATTTCACAAATGCGATAATAAAAGACACAAATTTTAGCAATGCAACTTCATTTACTGAGGAACAATTAAAATCGACCAAGAGCTATCAGGAAAAAGATTTGAGCGGAATAAAGTTGCTCTATAACGATTTGAGTGGTTGGGATTTTAATGAACAGAACTTAAGCTCTGCTGATTTTTTGGGTGCTACGTTAACGGGAACAAGTTTTACAAACGCAATAATCAAAGGTGCGCGTTTTTCAAGTATTGCAAAAGATCAGTTGCTATCAACCAAGAGCTATCAAGAAAAAAATCTGGAAGGAACAAGTTTTTTGCAGTGCGACTTTTCTGGTATTGATTTCAGTAATGCAAACCTAAATTCGGCGAGCTTTTCGTTCACGGCGTTAGCAGGTTCAAATTTCAATAATGCTACAATAAATGGCGCGAATTTTAGCGGTACAACTTCGAAAGGGTTTACTGAGGCGCAATTAAAGTCGACCAAGAGCTACCAAGAAAAGGATTTAGGAAGTATAAGTCTTGGCAATAATGATTTAAATGGCTGGAATTTTAGCGGGCAAAATCTAACATCTGCAAGTTTTGAAAATGCTTCTTTGGCAAATGCAGATTTAAGCAATGCTACAATAAATGGCGCGAATTTTAGCGGTACAACGTTGAAGGGTTTTACTGAGGCGCAATTAAAATCAACCAAGAGCTACCAAGAAAAAAATTTGAGCAGTATAAATCTTGGCAATAACGATTTAAATGGATGGAATTTTAGCGGGCAAAATCTAACATCTGCAAGTTTTGAAAATGCTTCTTTGGCAAATGCAGATTTAAGCAATGCTACAATAAATGGCGCGAATTTTAGCGGTACAACGTTGAAGGGTTTTACTGAGGCGCAATTAAAATCAACCAAGAGCTACCAAGAAAAAAATTTGAACAGTATAAATCTTGGCAATAACGATTTAAATGGATGGAATTTTAGCGGGCAGAATCTAACATCTGCCAATTTTGAAAATGCTTCTTTGGCAAATGCAGATTTAAGCAATGCTACAATAAATGGCGCGAATTTTAGCGGCGCCGATTTGCGCGGTGCAACGTTTGAAAACATTGTCGGCGACCCGAATTACAAAAACACGATAATGACGGACGGAACAATCAAGAATTTTCGGATGATGGGCTATAAGGACAATTTGCTTATTCGTAAATATGAAAATTCTGACGGGAAAACAATTTCCGCGAAGATTTCGGATTACCATAGATTTGCCTCAATTTCTTTTGGGGAGAAGTTGACTCTTGAAAATGGTGCGGCGTTCGAAATTGCAAACAGAGCAGTTCTGTATGTTGGTTGGCGCGGAATGATTCAAATTGACACTGATTTAAGCGGTTCTACGAAATTCACGGTAGGCAAATATTCCAGTCTTTATTTTTCGGACGGGGCAACTCTTACTGTAAATATTGTTGAAGAGATATTGTCGAGCGATGTCTACGATGTTGCTGTAATTTCGTTTGCAGATAGTTCTCGTATTTCCGGATTGGGTGATTTTGTTAAGGGCAAAACGTTATTCCTGACCGTAAACGGAAAGAAATTTAGTGGCGCGTGGGACTACGCGCTTAAAAGCGACGGATTGTACATTTCACTCAACATTCCCGAGCCTGCGACTTATGCGGTTGTTTTTGGGCTGTTGGCGATGGGGGTTGCGGTAAGGCGCAATTTGAAAAGGAGATAG